One window of the Klebsiella sp. WP3-W18-ESBL-02 genome contains the following:
- a CDS encoding aldo/keto reductase, producing MKYRQLGRSGLTVSALGMGAMNLSFGTGSAVDDRTGINVLHAALDRGINFFDTAQAYGPYTNEKLVGKALSAHREKALIATKFGFKLENGVTTGVDSRPENIRAVAEASLKSLKTDYIDLFYQHRVDPNVPIEDVAGTLGDLIKEGKIRHYGLSEVGAATIRRAHAVMPVAAVQNQYSLWTREPEAEVLPVCEELGIGFVPWGPLGTGFLTGTIDSSTKFDSATDLRANFPRFTPEAIKANMPLVSMLREVAASKGATPVQVALAWLLAQKPWIVPIPGMDKVSYIDDNIKAIDLELSEEDLANMDALLAGIKIQGNRLDDGLLSMSE from the coding sequence ATGAAATATCGTCAGTTAGGTCGTAGCGGATTAACCGTATCAGCATTAGGCATGGGGGCAATGAATTTAAGCTTTGGAACCGGTAGCGCCGTTGATGATCGGACCGGGATTAACGTTCTTCATGCTGCGCTCGACAGGGGGATTAACTTTTTTGACACTGCTCAGGCCTATGGCCCCTATACGAATGAAAAACTTGTGGGTAAGGCGTTATCTGCACATCGTGAAAAAGCGCTTATTGCGACCAAATTTGGTTTCAAACTGGAAAATGGTGTGACAACGGGCGTTGATAGTCGTCCTGAAAATATCCGCGCTGTTGCTGAAGCATCCCTGAAAAGCCTGAAAACAGATTATATCGATCTCTTTTATCAGCACCGTGTGGATCCGAATGTCCCTATTGAAGATGTTGCAGGTACGCTGGGAGATTTAATAAAGGAAGGTAAGATCCGTCACTATGGTTTATCCGAAGTTGGTGCTGCAACCATTCGTCGGGCACATGCAGTCATGCCAGTCGCAGCCGTGCAAAACCAGTACTCTTTGTGGACCCGTGAGCCTGAAGCAGAAGTATTGCCCGTTTGTGAGGAATTGGGAATCGGGTTTGTGCCCTGGGGACCTCTGGGGACCGGATTCCTGACGGGAACGATTGATTCCTCAACAAAATTCGATAGCGCGACTGATTTACGTGCAAACTTTCCGCGCTTCACCCCAGAGGCAATAAAAGCGAATATGCCGTTAGTCAGCATGCTCCGGGAGGTCGCAGCCAGTAAAGGAGCGACACCTGTACAGGTAGCTCTGGCATGGTTATTGGCACAAAAACCATGGATCGTACCGATTCCCGGGATGGATAAAGTTTCCTATATAGACGACAACATTAAAGCGATTGATCTTGAATTGAGCGAAGAGGATTTGGCTAATATGGATGCTTTGTTAGCAGGCATAAAAATCCAGGGGAATCGACTGGATGATGGTTTGCTTTCGATGTCGGAATGA
- a CDS encoding LysR family transcriptional regulator yields MLKENFNELQLFLAVARERSFTRAAAKLGVSQSALSHAMKALEARLNIRLLTRTTRSVAPTDAGERIIACLEPRLTELEQELEQLVQLNGIAAGNIRISAGEHAAKSLVWPKLKPFLREYPEINVELVVDNGFVNIVEGRFDAGVRLGESVDKDMVAVRIGPDLRLVVVGSPDYFTRYGIPDTPHDLQHHRCINMRLPTLGGLYQWEFEKDGKPLQVKVDGQLTFNHLSERIDAAEDGFGLSFVPEDVIQPQLESGALIEVLQEWSPVFPGYYLYYPSRKQHPPAFALMIDALRYSA; encoded by the coding sequence GTGCTTAAAGAAAATTTTAATGAACTTCAGCTCTTTCTGGCCGTGGCGCGGGAGCGAAGTTTTACCCGAGCGGCGGCTAAACTTGGTGTTTCCCAGTCAGCCCTGAGCCATGCCATGAAGGCGCTGGAGGCCAGGCTTAATATCCGTCTGCTGACCCGCACCACGCGCAGCGTGGCGCCCACGGACGCGGGGGAGAGGATCATCGCCTGTCTGGAGCCTCGCCTGACAGAGCTGGAGCAAGAGCTGGAGCAACTGGTGCAGCTTAATGGCATAGCCGCCGGGAATATCCGTATCTCTGCCGGAGAGCATGCGGCGAAAAGTCTGGTGTGGCCGAAACTTAAACCGTTCCTGCGCGAGTATCCCGAGATTAATGTTGAACTGGTGGTGGATAACGGCTTTGTAAATATCGTCGAAGGGCGATTTGATGCGGGCGTTCGACTGGGAGAAAGCGTCGATAAAGACATGGTTGCGGTGCGCATCGGGCCTGACCTGCGGCTGGTTGTTGTGGGATCGCCTGACTATTTTACCCGCTATGGCATTCCTGATACGCCACACGATCTTCAGCACCATCGTTGTATTAATATGCGTCTTCCGACGCTGGGTGGTTTATATCAGTGGGAGTTTGAAAAGGACGGAAAACCGCTTCAGGTGAAGGTAGACGGCCAGCTTACCTTTAATCATCTCTCGGAAAGAATCGATGCGGCCGAAGACGGCTTCGGCCTTTCGTTCGTTCCTGAAGATGTGATTCAGCCGCAGCTTGAATCGGGGGCATTGATTGAGGTATTGCAGGAATGGAGTCCGGTATTCCCCGGCTATTATCTTTACTATCCCAGCCGAAAGCAGCATCCTCCTGCCTTTGCGTTGATGATTGACGCGTTACGCTATAGCGCGTAA
- a CDS encoding NAD(P)-dependent alcohol dehydrogenase produces the protein MKTVKALGTDAANNPLREFSIKRRGLLNDDVEIEILYCGICHSDLHQIKNDFGGTHYPVIPGHEIVGRVIAVGNDVTQFKPGDFAAVGCIVDSCGECPACRHDLEQFCESGTTLSFNTPDKHLGGMTYGGFSQTYVCRESYTLKMPDNLDLAAAAPLLCAGITVYSPLKHWQAGAGKVVGILGIGGLGHVAIKIAKAMGAHVVVFTTSQAKVEDAHRLGAHEAVLSSDTEQMAKFVGKLDLILDTVSAKHDINAYLKLLKIDGSVVLVGLPPEPIEISAFNVVKGRRSFSESNIGGIAETQEMLNFCAENNITADIELIDASQINDAFSRLEKGDVKYRFVIDMTTLK, from the coding sequence ATTAAAACCGTAAAAGCGTTGGGTACCGATGCCGCAAACAACCCCTTGCGGGAATTCAGCATCAAACGCCGTGGATTATTAAATGATGATGTGGAAATAGAAATTCTCTACTGCGGCATCTGCCACTCTGATTTACATCAAATCAAAAATGATTTTGGCGGCACTCATTATCCGGTTATTCCCGGGCATGAAATCGTTGGCCGGGTGATTGCTGTTGGTAATGATGTCACCCAATTTAAACCGGGTGATTTTGCCGCTGTCGGCTGCATTGTTGATTCCTGCGGCGAGTGCCCTGCCTGCCGCCACGATCTGGAGCAATTCTGCGAATCGGGTACGACATTGTCATTTAATACGCCAGATAAACATCTGGGCGGCATGACCTACGGTGGATTCTCACAAACCTATGTTTGCCGGGAAAGCTACACGTTGAAAATGCCTGATAACTTAGATCTTGCCGCCGCCGCGCCATTACTTTGTGCCGGTATTACCGTCTATTCGCCACTCAAACACTGGCAAGCCGGTGCCGGTAAAGTAGTGGGGATCCTGGGCATTGGCGGGCTTGGGCATGTTGCGATAAAAATAGCAAAAGCCATGGGCGCACATGTTGTGGTCTTTACGACATCGCAGGCTAAAGTCGAGGATGCGCATCGCTTAGGCGCACACGAAGCGGTACTCTCTTCCGATACAGAACAAATGGCAAAATTTGTCGGCAAACTGGATCTGATTTTAGATACCGTATCAGCAAAGCATGACATTAATGCGTATCTGAAATTATTAAAAATTGATGGTTCCGTGGTGCTTGTCGGGCTGCCCCCAGAACCTATTGAAATTTCCGCATTTAATGTCGTGAAAGGCCGTCGTAGCTTCTCAGAATCCAATATTGGCGGCATTGCTGAAACCCAGGAGATGCTTAATTTCTGTGCCGAGAACAATATTACCGCAGATATCGAACTGATTGATGCCAGCCAGATAAATGACGCATTCAGCAGGCTGGAAAAAGGTGATGTGAAATACCGCTTTGTGATAGATATGACAACATTGAAATAA
- a CDS encoding DUF1471 domain-containing protein yields the protein MKSTVLILSALLSLFTINSAFSAQAIASDAGKVKMGVVSASGASTLDDLVAQLSTQADKQGASSFKVLSATGNNKLHGVAEIYQ from the coding sequence ATGAAAAGTACCGTATTGATTCTCTCCGCACTTTTATCTCTGTTTACCATTAACAGCGCATTTTCCGCACAGGCAATCGCCAGTGATGCCGGTAAAGTAAAAATGGGCGTGGTATCCGCCAGTGGTGCCAGCACGCTGGACGATCTCGTCGCCCAACTCTCAACACAAGCAGATAAACAGGGCGCCTCTTCTTTTAAAGTGCTGTCGGCGACAGGCAATAATAAACTGCATGGCGTAGCAGAGATTTATCAATAA
- a CDS encoding efflux RND transporter permease subunit encodes MSKLFINRPIFAWVLAIIVMIAGGIAIMGLPVEQYPDVAPTAVQIRVSYPGADATTLQNSVTQVIEQNMTGLDGLMYMSSTSDSSGTLQLTLSFKNGTDPDIAQVQVQNKLQVATPLLPQEVQQQGITVMKSSSTFFLVPGFVDEAGRMSMEDIADFVASTIKDPISRIDGVGDTTLFGSQYAMRIWLDPNKLNNYQLTPVDVSNALKVQNAQIAAGQLGGAPAMKGQQLNASIIAQTRLTSPEEFGNILLKVNSDGSQVTLHDVARIERGGENYQFVVKINGKPASALGIQLASGANAMDTAKAIRAKLAELEPYYPQGLKVVYPYDTTPFISISIHEVVKTLFEAIILVFLVMYLFLQSFRATLIPTIAVPVVLLGTFGILSALGYSINTLTMFGMVLAIGLLVDDAIVVVENVERVMAEEGLKPRAATRKSMEQIQGALVGIALVLSAVFIPMAFFGGSTGVIYRQFSITIVSAMVLSVLVALTLTPALCATILKPVKPGEHAKDRGLFGWFNRRFDASSSHYSRAVARMLNGTGRYLIVYGVIVLGMAWLFARLPTAFLPSEDQGVLATQAVLPAGATQERSQQILDNINDWYLSDEKHNVANVLTVNGFGFAGRGQNIGIAFIGLKDWSERDGSENSVDAIAARANQAFSKLIDAQIAAFNLPPIIALGNATGFDFELIDQAGLGHEKLMEARNTLLQMAQQHPDVLMAVRPNGMEDTPQYRVNIDQHKASALGVSLDDINTTLSTAWAGSYINDFMDRGRVKKVYVMSDAAWRMMPDDLNNWYVRAGNGKMVPFASFADAQWIYGSPRLERYNGLSSLEILGQPAPGRSSGEAMALMEQLASQLPKGIGHDWTGMSYQERLSGQQAPALYALSLIIVFLCLAALYESWSIPFAVMLVVPLGVVGALLATTLRGLNNDVYFVVGLLTTIGLSAKNAILIVEFANDMMVKEGKGLIEATLEAAHRRLRPILMTSLAFILGVLPLALSRGAGSGAQNAVGTGVIGGMVAATLLAIYFVPVFFVVVRRRFTGKRVTDDEDDE; translated from the coding sequence ATGTCTAAATTATTTATTAACCGCCCTATTTTCGCCTGGGTGCTGGCTATTATCGTGATGATTGCCGGGGGGATTGCGATTATGGGATTACCCGTGGAGCAATACCCGGACGTCGCGCCAACGGCGGTACAGATCCGCGTGAGCTATCCTGGTGCCGATGCCACCACGCTGCAAAACAGCGTGACGCAGGTGATTGAGCAGAACATGACGGGTCTGGATGGCCTGATGTACATGTCCTCAACCAGTGACTCCTCCGGGACGCTGCAACTGACCCTCTCCTTTAAAAACGGCACCGACCCGGATATCGCACAGGTTCAGGTGCAGAATAAGCTTCAGGTCGCCACGCCCCTGTTGCCGCAGGAAGTGCAGCAACAGGGGATTACGGTGATGAAATCCTCCAGCACCTTCTTCCTGGTCCCCGGCTTTGTTGACGAAGCCGGGCGCATGAGCATGGAAGACATCGCCGACTTCGTGGCATCGACCATTAAAGATCCGATCAGCCGTATTGACGGCGTGGGCGACACGACGCTGTTTGGTTCACAGTACGCGATGCGCATCTGGCTGGATCCCAACAAGCTCAACAACTATCAGCTAACCCCTGTTGATGTCAGCAATGCCCTTAAGGTACAGAACGCGCAGATCGCAGCAGGCCAACTGGGCGGTGCGCCCGCAATGAAAGGCCAACAGTTAAATGCGTCCATCATTGCGCAAACCCGCCTCACCTCGCCGGAAGAGTTCGGGAACATTTTGCTGAAGGTCAACAGCGATGGCTCGCAGGTCACACTACATGATGTGGCGCGGATCGAACGCGGCGGCGAGAACTACCAGTTTGTGGTGAAAATAAACGGCAAACCGGCTTCCGCGTTGGGGATCCAGCTCGCCAGCGGAGCAAACGCCATGGATACCGCCAAAGCTATTCGCGCGAAACTGGCTGAACTGGAGCCATATTATCCGCAAGGGTTAAAGGTCGTTTACCCTTATGACACCACGCCGTTTATCAGCATCTCGATTCATGAGGTGGTGAAGACGCTGTTTGAGGCGATTATCCTCGTCTTCCTCGTGATGTATCTGTTCCTGCAAAGCTTCCGTGCGACGCTTATTCCCACTATCGCGGTGCCGGTCGTGCTGCTGGGGACGTTCGGCATCCTGAGCGCGCTGGGCTACTCGATCAATACCCTGACAATGTTCGGGATGGTGCTGGCCATCGGCCTGCTGGTTGATGACGCCATTGTGGTGGTAGAGAACGTTGAGCGCGTGATGGCCGAAGAAGGCCTCAAGCCCCGTGCGGCGACGCGAAAATCGATGGAGCAGATCCAGGGCGCACTGGTGGGGATTGCGCTGGTCCTGTCCGCGGTATTTATTCCGATGGCCTTTTTTGGCGGCAGTACGGGCGTCATTTATCGCCAGTTCTCCATCACTATCGTTTCGGCGATGGTGCTGTCAGTGCTGGTTGCACTCACCCTGACGCCCGCACTTTGCGCCACCATCCTGAAACCGGTCAAACCTGGTGAACACGCTAAAGATCGTGGGCTGTTTGGCTGGTTCAACCGCCGCTTCGATGCCAGCAGCTCACACTACTCGCGTGCCGTTGCCCGTATGCTGAACGGTACCGGGCGCTATTTGATCGTCTACGGCGTGATCGTGCTCGGTATGGCCTGGCTGTTTGCCCGTCTGCCGACCGCGTTTCTGCCGTCAGAAGATCAGGGCGTCCTGGCGACGCAGGCGGTTCTGCCTGCTGGCGCCACGCAGGAACGTTCGCAGCAGATTCTGGACAACATTAACGACTGGTATCTGAGTGATGAGAAACACAACGTTGCCAACGTGCTCACCGTCAACGGCTTTGGTTTTGCCGGGCGCGGGCAAAATATTGGTATCGCTTTTATCGGCCTGAAAGACTGGTCTGAGCGTGACGGTAGCGAAAACAGCGTTGATGCCATCGCCGCCCGGGCTAACCAGGCGTTTTCGAAGCTGATCGATGCACAGATTGCCGCATTCAACCTGCCGCCTATCATCGCGCTGGGCAACGCCACCGGCTTTGATTTTGAGTTGATCGATCAGGCGGGTCTGGGGCATGAAAAGCTGATGGAAGCGCGTAACACTCTGCTACAGATGGCGCAGCAGCACCCAGACGTGCTGATGGCCGTGCGGCCAAACGGCATGGAAGATACGCCGCAGTATCGGGTCAATATCGATCAACATAAGGCGTCCGCGCTGGGGGTTTCGCTGGATGATATCAACACCACGTTAAGCACCGCGTGGGCGGGGAGTTACATCAATGACTTTATGGACAGAGGCAGGGTTAAAAAGGTCTATGTGATGAGCGATGCGGCATGGCGCATGATGCCTGACGATCTCAATAACTGGTACGTTCGCGCCGGTAACGGCAAGATGGTGCCCTTTGCAAGCTTTGCTGACGCACAGTGGATTTACGGCTCTCCGCGCCTTGAACGGTATAACGGCCTTTCTTCGCTGGAAATTCTGGGGCAACCCGCACCGGGTCGAAGTTCAGGCGAGGCTATGGCATTGATGGAGCAGTTGGCATCGCAGTTACCGAAAGGGATCGGCCACGACTGGACCGGGATGTCGTATCAGGAACGCTTGAGCGGCCAGCAGGCTCCGGCGCTTTATGCCCTGTCGTTGATTATCGTTTTCCTGTGCCTGGCGGCGCTGTATGAAAGCTGGTCCATTCCGTTCGCCGTGATGCTGGTAGTACCGCTTGGCGTCGTCGGTGCGCTGCTCGCGACAACCTTGCGTGGCCTCAATAACGACGTCTATTTCGTGGTCGGCCTGCTGACCACCATCGGTTTATCGGCGAAGAATGCGATTCTGATCGTTGAATTTGCCAACGACATGATGGTGAAGGAAGGCAAAGGTTTAATTGAAGCAACGCTTGAGGCGGCACATAGGCGTCTGCGCCCGATATTAATGACCTCGCTAGCCTTTATTCTCGGGGTTCTGCCGCTGGCATTAAGCCGTGGTGCGGGTTCTGGCGCCCAGAATGCCGTCGGCACTGGCGTAATTGGTGGGATGGTCGCGGCAACGCTGCTGGCTATCTACTTTGTGCCCGTGTTCTTTGTTGTGGTACGCCGCCGCTTTACCGGCAAGCGTGTCACTGATGACGAGGATGATGAGTAA
- a CDS encoding NAD(P)H-binding protein, with amino-acid sequence MTNVLILGAAGSLARVVTRYLLDNSQAQLTLYLRNSARLQNPDTARVTLIEGDVLNDEQLRLAMRGKDIVYANLSGNMKEQAATIIRAMKSTGVRRLIFISSMGIYDEVPGEKYGSILAPYRESAKIIENAGLDHTIIRPAWFSNGHEVEYGLTHRNEPFRGSSVSRLSIADLINRMVIEPSLYVHDSLGIARV; translated from the coding sequence ATGACAAACGTATTGATTCTGGGGGCTGCGGGCTCTCTTGCCCGAGTGGTTACCCGCTACTTACTGGATAACAGCCAGGCTCAGTTAACGCTGTATTTACGTAACAGTGCACGCCTGCAAAACCCGGATACCGCCAGGGTGACCCTGATTGAAGGGGATGTTCTCAATGATGAACAACTCAGGCTCGCCATGCGCGGTAAAGATATTGTGTACGCCAATTTATCCGGAAATATGAAGGAGCAGGCCGCGACGATTATTCGTGCAATGAAATCAACGGGCGTGCGTCGTTTGATCTTCATTAGCTCAATGGGAATATATGATGAAGTGCCGGGAGAGAAATACGGCAGTATTTTGGCGCCTTATCGGGAATCAGCAAAAATTATAGAAAATGCAGGGCTCGATCATACCATCATCCGGCCTGCGTGGTTTTCCAATGGGCATGAAGTTGAATATGGACTAACGCACAGAAATGAACCCTTTCGGGGCAGCAGCGTTTCCCGGCTAAGTATTGCCGATCTAATTAACCGTATGGTGATTGAACCATCACTTTATGTACATGACAGCCTGGGCATCGCCCGCGTTTAA
- a CDS encoding helix-turn-helix domain-containing protein has translation MIKLEQLLTEITQWIDDNIHQPLSINDVAARAGYSKWHLQRVFFQTKGQNIAAYIRDKKLALAANDLIVSRDKVLDIGFRYGFESQQSFTRSFSKKYNVPPQAYRRLYTEKHF, from the coding sequence ATGATTAAACTCGAGCAACTGCTAACCGAAATAACCCAATGGATAGACGACAATATCCATCAACCACTCAGTATCAATGATGTTGCCGCGCGCGCGGGATACTCAAAATGGCATCTCCAGCGCGTTTTCTTTCAGACGAAGGGACAGAATATTGCGGCATATATTCGGGATAAGAAACTGGCGTTAGCGGCAAACGATCTCATCGTTAGCCGCGATAAGGTGCTTGATATCGGCTTTCGCTATGGTTTTGAATCCCAGCAGTCCTTCACCCGTTCATTCTCTAAGAAATACAACGTTCCACCTCAAGCGTATCGCCGCTTATATACCGAAAAGCATTTTTAA
- a CDS encoding efflux RND transporter periplasmic adaptor subunit yields MKSSVAYSPLAMLCIFAMTTGLAGCDSKDASSASNDIPPDVIVETIKATPLTLTQDLPARTVASRIAEIRPQVSGIVLSRDFTEGSDVKAGQPLYHIDPATFRASVDNARATVNQAKAQSQLAQTTLSRYRALSGKDYISRQDLDQAQATAHQSRAAIDAASAALRSAEIDLAHSTVTSPLNGRIGLSSVTEGALVQNGQSRALATVQQLDPMYVDITQPGEAWLRLQSALANGQIKQENGKVPVHVLMQDGSPYPLNGTLAFSDVTVDQTTGAITLRAIIPNPNHQLLPGMFVRARLEEGIAPDALLVAQQAVTRTPRGDATTLVVDKQNRVQPRAITVAGTSGDRWQVTEGLQAGERVIVSGSQRAKPGEVVTPHERVTRSGSSSQE; encoded by the coding sequence ATGAAAAGTTCGGTGGCTTATTCGCCTCTGGCTATGCTATGCATTTTTGCTATGACGACAGGGTTGGCTGGATGCGACAGTAAGGACGCATCTTCTGCCAGCAACGATATTCCTCCCGATGTTATTGTCGAGACAATAAAAGCAACGCCCCTGACCCTGACCCAAGATCTCCCGGCAAGAACGGTGGCATCCCGTATTGCGGAAATCCGCCCGCAGGTTTCAGGGATTGTGCTGTCCCGTGATTTTACCGAAGGCAGCGACGTTAAAGCCGGTCAGCCGCTCTACCATATCGACCCGGCAACCTTCCGCGCTTCCGTCGATAATGCCCGGGCCACAGTCAACCAGGCGAAGGCCCAGTCACAGCTCGCCCAGACGACGCTTTCCCGCTATCGCGCACTGAGCGGCAAGGATTATATCAGCCGTCAGGATCTCGATCAGGCTCAGGCCACTGCCCACCAGTCGCGTGCGGCTATCGATGCAGCCAGCGCCGCCCTTCGCTCTGCTGAAATCGATCTGGCTCACAGCACGGTGACATCACCACTGAATGGCCGCATCGGGTTATCGAGCGTAACGGAGGGGGCACTGGTTCAGAACGGTCAAAGTCGCGCGCTGGCTACCGTGCAGCAACTCGATCCGATGTACGTTGATATCACCCAGCCGGGCGAAGCATGGCTGCGATTACAGAGTGCGCTGGCGAACGGCCAGATTAAGCAGGAAAACGGCAAAGTACCTGTCCATGTGCTCATGCAGGACGGAAGCCCGTATCCGCTGAACGGCACGCTGGCGTTCTCTGATGTCACGGTGGATCAGACCACGGGCGCAATTACCCTACGCGCCATTATTCCTAACCCGAATCATCAACTGCTACCCGGCATGTTTGTTCGCGCCCGTCTTGAAGAAGGTATCGCTCCAGACGCACTGCTGGTTGCCCAGCAGGCGGTCACCCGCACACCACGCGGTGACGCCACGACGCTCGTTGTCGATAAGCAAAATCGGGTACAGCCCCGCGCGATAACCGTGGCGGGAACATCTGGCGATCGCTGGCAGGTCACCGAAGGCCTTCAGGCGGGTGAACGGGTCATTGTTTCAGGCAGTCAACGCGCTAAACCCGGCGAGGTTGTGACTCCGCATGAACGCGTCACGCGATCCGGTTCGTCTTCACAGGAATAA
- a CDS encoding aldo/keto reductase translates to MQTVKLNNGIEMPLAGFGVFQMTDAAECERAVIDAIETGYRLIDTAAAYQNETQVGNAIKRSGVNREELFITTKLWVQDVNYEGAKAQFERSINRLQLDYIDLYLIHQPYNDVHGAWRAMEELLAAGRIRAIGVSNFHPDRLADLIAFNNVVPAVNQIEVNPFNQQLHAAPWMLSRQVQPEAWAPFAEGKNGLFEHPVLAAIAQKYGKSIGQVILRWLYQRSIISLAKTVKKARMAENIAIFDFEISGDDMQKITAIDTATSAFFSHRDPARVEWIADWKLDI, encoded by the coding sequence GTGCAAACGGTAAAACTGAACAACGGCATTGAAATGCCCCTGGCAGGCTTCGGCGTTTTCCAGATGACGGACGCGGCTGAATGTGAGCGTGCGGTGATTGACGCCATAGAAACGGGTTATCGTCTGATTGATACTGCCGCCGCCTATCAGAACGAAACTCAGGTCGGAAATGCCATAAAGCGTAGCGGTGTTAATCGCGAAGAGCTGTTTATCACCACCAAACTATGGGTACAGGACGTGAATTATGAGGGCGCAAAGGCCCAGTTTGAGCGTTCAATTAACCGACTCCAGCTGGACTATATCGACCTGTATTTAATCCACCAACCCTACAATGATGTCCACGGTGCCTGGCGAGCAATGGAAGAATTGCTCGCTGCCGGGCGAATTCGCGCCATTGGCGTCAGTAATTTTCATCCGGACAGGCTTGCCGATCTCATCGCGTTCAATAACGTCGTACCGGCGGTCAATCAAATTGAAGTGAACCCTTTTAATCAGCAACTCCACGCTGCACCGTGGATGCTAAGCCGACAGGTCCAGCCTGAAGCCTGGGCGCCTTTCGCCGAAGGAAAGAATGGACTGTTTGAACATCCGGTTCTGGCGGCCATCGCTCAGAAATACGGCAAGAGCATTGGGCAAGTTATCCTGCGCTGGCTCTACCAGCGAAGCATTATATCGCTGGCCAAAACGGTCAAAAAAGCGCGCATGGCAGAAAATATCGCTATTTTTGATTTTGAGATAAGCGGTGACGATATGCAGAAAATAACCGCTATCGATACCGCGACAAGCGCATTTTTCTCCCACCGTGATCCGGCGCGAGTGGAATGGATTGCAGACTGGAAACTGGATATTTGA
- a CDS encoding multidrug effflux MFS transporter codes for MNRSPSVKTTGLLFIMILSALMAFTSLSTDIYLPAMPIMAKELQGDAELTITGFLIGFCLAQLIWGPISDRFGRRPPLIIGMVLFIIGSAGCALSTDITHIVFWRVFQALGACTGPMLARAMIRDLFSRTRAAQMLSTLTIVMAIAPIVGPLLGGQMIKFTSWHAIFWLLTAIGVFMLLSLYWLPETLPLERRISSSIGGAFRTYYRLIRNVNFMKFTLCLTFYYVAVYAFIAGSPFVYITYFHVDPQHYGWLFAVNIVGVMGLSAVNRRLVQRYPLETLLKSAVLIAATASLVLAVATKLNVGGIALIALAIFILFSMNGVIAATATAAALDSAPNAAGSASALIGSLQYGSGIVSSLLLAMFSDGTPWTMGWIITLFTLASAAMALTTRMSKAGH; via the coding sequence ATGAACCGTTCTCCCTCCGTTAAGACAACCGGACTACTTTTTATTATGATCCTCAGCGCCCTGATGGCGTTTACGTCCTTGTCTACCGATATTTATCTTCCCGCAATGCCCATTATGGCGAAGGAATTGCAGGGTGATGCAGAATTAACTATCACCGGCTTTTTGATTGGCTTTTGTCTGGCGCAGCTTATCTGGGGGCCGATCAGCGATCGCTTCGGTCGTCGCCCTCCCCTGATAATTGGCATGGTGTTATTTATTATCGGTTCAGCAGGATGCGCGCTTTCTACTGATATCACGCATATCGTTTTCTGGCGGGTATTTCAGGCGCTGGGGGCCTGCACCGGCCCGATGCTAGCGCGCGCGATGATTCGTGATCTGTTTAGCCGTACTCGCGCCGCCCAGATGCTTTCAACATTAACCATTGTCATGGCGATTGCCCCTATTGTTGGCCCACTGCTTGGTGGGCAGATGATTAAATTCACCTCATGGCATGCCATTTTCTGGTTGTTGACGGCCATTGGCGTATTCATGCTGCTGTCACTCTACTGGCTGCCTGAGACATTGCCGCTTGAACGTCGTATATCGTCCTCAATTGGTGGTGCGTTCCGGACATATTATCGGTTGATCCGTAACGTGAACTTTATGAAGTTCACCCTTTGTCTGACGTTTTATTATGTGGCCGTTTATGCATTTATTGCAGGCTCTCCTTTTGTCTATATCACGTATTTCCATGTAGATCCGCAGCATTACGGTTGGTTGTTTGCCGTCAACATTGTTGGCGTAATGGGGCTAAGTGCGGTTAACCGTCGCCTGGTACAACGTTACCCACTGGAAACGCTCTTAAAAAGCGCCGTGCTGATTGCCGCTACAGCGTCCCTGGTGCTGGCGGTTGCGACAAAACTGAATGTCGGTGGAATCGCCCTGATTGCTCTCGCAATTTTCATCCTGTTTTCAATGAATGGCGTTATTGCCGCCACCGCAACGGCCGCCGCTCTGGATTCGGCACCGAATGCTGCAGGGTCGGCTTCAGCACTGATTGGTTCACTCCAGTACGGCAGTGGCATCGTTTCATCATTGCTGTTAGCGATGTTCAGCGATGGAACCCCCTGGACGATGGGCTGGATTATCACCCTTTTCACTTTGGCCAGCGCAGCAATGGCGCTGACCACCCGAATGAGTAAGGCCGGTCATTAA